One genomic region from Quercus robur chromosome 4, dhQueRobu3.1, whole genome shotgun sequence encodes:
- the LOC126721801 gene encoding COP9 signalosome complex subunit 8-like: MDFSPLTKALASKSYQNIADICDNLLLQAAAEGVAYEDDWPYSIHLLAHIYVDDINSARFLWKSIPSAIKESQLEVVAVWKIGQKLWMRDYGGVHEAIRGFDWSQEVQCLVAAFSELYTKRMFHLMLSAYSTISIQDTALFLGMSEDDATNYVLQQGWVVDPASRMLTVKKQTIVTEQKLDATKLQRLTEYVFHLEH; encoded by the exons ATGGATTTTAGTCCCCTCACAAAGGCTTTGGCTTCCAAATCGTATCAAAACATCGCTGATATCTGTGACAACCTCTTGCTTCAG GCTGCTGCTGAGGGCGTTGCTTATGAGGACGATTGGCCCTACTCTATTCATCTTCTTGCCCACATTTACGTTGATGATat TAACAGTGCTCGGTTTCTGTGGAAATCGATACCTTCTGCAATTAAGGAGAGTCAGCTAGAAGTGGTTGCAGTTTGGAAAATCGGTCAGAAGCTATGGATGAGAGATTATGGTGGTGTGCATGAGGCTATTCGTGGGTTTGATTGGAGTCAGGAAGTTCAGTGTCTTGTTGCTGCATTCTCAG AGCTTTACACAAAGAGGATGTTTCACCTGATGCTTTCTGCTTATTCTACAATAAGCATCCAAGACACTGCTCTCTTTCTAGGAATGAGTGAGGATGATGCCACTAATT ATGTCCTGCAGCAAGGTTGGGTTGTGGACCCTGCTTCTAGAATGCTTACTGTGAAGAAGCAGACTATTGTGACAGAGCAAAAACTAGATGCAACTAAATTGCAGCGGTTGACAGAATATGTCTTCCACCTTGAGCATTAA